The candidate division WOR-3 bacterium genomic interval ATCACAGGTGCTTATCAGGCATCGCCGGCAAATATTGTCGGACAAACAATCAACAATACGGCATTCGATGTGTACTGGAATGTCGTAGCTGACTTTCCTCAAAGTAATCTTCGAACAATAAGGATGTTGGTATATAGACAGGGTAAGCGACTCCTCGCTGCAGATTATGTAAAATGGAGGTAATCATGAAAAAAGGTATGACTTTGGTTGAAATTCTTGTATCACTGACAATCCTGACAATTATTCTGGGCGCGATCTTTTCAATACTCACACTTCAGCAGACAAAGGCGACAAATGTTCAGGCAACCACAGTGATGCAGACCGATGCAAATATCGCCCTTTCTCTACTCCGCTGGGATCTGTTCATGGCTGGTTATGGAATCGGAACAGATGACCCTTCTATTATTTCTGGAGACGCCGGTAACAATGGAGGAGCCGACAACATCACTCTTTATGGTGCAGGACTTGCTTTCGAATCAGACGGCGCCAACTGGAGTCCGGTACTGGTTCCTGTTCAGAACAGTTCAAAGATTATCGTCTATAGATTTTCAGATTTAGCCACCCACTTTTCAGTTGGTGATGAATTAATCCTCGTTGACCAGAATAAGAATCTCCTGGATTCCGGTCTGGTGATCGCCGGTACGACCTGGACCACCCATGCTGCCGGAGAAATCACCGTACCGGCACTTGAGCTCGATATTGCTCCAGGAGTTGTCAGTGCTGGTCAGGGAGCCATTGCTTTCAGTCCAAACCTGAGTACTTATTTTAGCGGTGTTACGTATACCCTCAATAACAATAAACAGCTGTTAAGAGGGAATGAAGTATTTCTCGAGAATGTAGAAGACATCCAGTTTGCATTCGGTGTGGATTTGAACGACAACGGCGCGATTGAAGAACCGAATGAATGGTTTGATGACCTAAACAGCATACCGAATTACACACCGCAGTTGTTATACCAGCATAAGTTTGCGATTCGTTCGTCATTCGTCGTCGTCACAAAACAACTGCTCAGGGATTATCAATATACAGGCGGAGCCATTACTCTTGAAAACAACACCTATACTCCCACGACTTATGATCTGCGGAGAAAAAGAGAAATTGTCACTGCCATTACCTGGCCAAGAAATCTTCAATTTTAGGAGGCGAATATGATGAAGTACCAAAGAAGTTCAAAGTTTACCATAAGTAATAGAAAAGGTATCGCCCTGCTTGTTGCCCTCGGTACAATGATTCTTATCCTTATCATTGCGGCACTGGGTATTTATATGGTCACAAGAGGGTTGAATGTAGCAGGCGGCCAAAAACGCTATCAGACGGCATTCGAGGCATGTGAAGGCGGTCTGGAAATAGGAATGCTGAAAGTGGATAGCGCATTTACCGCTGGAGTTTCTCCGACAAATTACAACGGTAATATCGGTAAGTATACGATTACCGTAGCAAGTGCCCCTCTTTTTGCATCAACGGTAAGTGGAGCCGCAATCAAATTCGCACGCGGTTACTTTGGTATCGGACAGGGTATAGCTAAAGGCGGTGTTAATCTTTATTATCATATCGAATCCCAGGCTGTGGCTTCAAGTGTAACCGGTGAAAATGTTACTCTTGAGGTCGAACAGAAAAAAGTCGTTGGGATTGATTAATAAGGAGGAGATGATGAAAAGAATAATCTTTGGATTAATAATTATAACCGCGTTTCTGGCAGGAGCGGATATGAGTACCTATTGTACTGCGCCTCCGTTTGTCGGCGGTCATAATGCAGTGGTAATTCCTAATGTGCTGATCTGTCAGGACTTCACAGGAAGTATGAGATTCTGGGTCTATGATAGTTGGCCTGGTTACAGTCACAGCATCGATCCTTATAACCCCAATAAGGTCTACTATGGTTATGCAGACCCGAATTCAAATTATGAAATAGTATGGTTCAATAGCCGGCAATATTATAGAAAAAACCCCAATGGTTCGTATTCCGGAAATGAAATAAACTGGTGGCATACCACCCGAATCGACGTCGCCCGTAAAGTACTGACCGGCGGAAAGGGTCCTGCCTACAATGATAAAAGCAGGCTTCTGTTCGAAGAACCGTACTATCGTGTGAACAGCAGTTCTGGCAGTTATGTCTACGGTATCATCACCACGGATTCGACTGAAATATCAAAAGGTGTGGTGCGTGAGATCGCCGACGTCGACGACGACTATGTGTGGGATGAAGGTGCTCCCCATTTTGCACTCCAGACCTTCAGCACGAGGTCACCGTTTTATCGACGGGTAAAATGTCCGTTCGGTTCTTCGCTGCGCGCATTTCTCGATACCTTAGAGCAAAAGCGACCGACCGGCGGCACCTGGTGCGGTGACGCGATATTTGAAGGAATCCATTATTACAGGTTCACCCATCCGCACTGGCGCAACAATACCTGGAGCTATACCTGGAGTATAAACGATGTCGGCACTGAACTTGACCCCTGGTATGAAGTCGTAGGCGGCGACACGGTCTCTGTCTCCTGCCGTCCGAGTTTCTTTATCTTTGTGAGTGACGGTGAATCGAACTCTGACAATCCGGTCTCTGACTGCAGCCATCTTCCGCATCCGGCATCTCCGTATGGACCCAGTTATTACGGCTTCAGATACTACAACGGTCCGGACAGCAGTGACGGAACTCATGGCTGTGCAGACGACTATGCCTATTATGCACATGTTACAGACCTGCGGCCTGACGCCGACCCCATCTACGGAATACCGGATAAACAGACCCTCACCTTTTATTCCATCTTTCTCTTCGCCACTCCGTCAGGGGCAACCCTTTCAAAGAATATCGCCATCTTCGGAGGCTTCAAAGATTCTGATACCCTGGGTGATCCCGGTTATCTAAAACCGGACAAACAGTTTGAATATGACGCTGATTCCAATGGCGTACCTGATAATTACTACTATGCTGATGAAGGATATGCACTGGAACAGGCTTTCAGAAACATCTTTGTGAACATCCAGGAACTGGCGCGCGTTACAAGTGCATCCGGCGGTGCGATTTCCGGATCAGGAATAAAAGGCGGCGGTGTGGTCTATAATGCAACATTCTATCCGACGCTGGATTTAACAAGCACCCTCTCTTTGAACTGGATAGGAAAGGCAGCGGCGCTGTGGCTGGACCCTTATGGAAATCTGCGTGAAGAGACCCAGGGAAACAGAATCCTCCATCTTAAAAACGACCTTGCGATTGAGATGTTCTTTTCTGCAGGAAACAATCAAACAATGGTCGCCCGGTTCCAGGATACGAGCGGACTGGGAACACTCGTTCCTCTTGATACCGTACCTGTTGAGAGCCTCAATTTCCTCTGGGATGCAGGTGAACATCTTTTGACCAGGAATCCCGATAATCGCAGAATCTTCTATAACAGGAATGGAAACCGCAGGGCATTCGTCATCAATCAGAACTGGCTTGACGCACGCCTTGATTTTGGTAATGGAGCT includes:
- a CDS encoding prepilin-type N-terminal cleavage/methylation domain-containing protein; protein product: MEVIMKKGMTLVEILVSLTILTIILGAIFSILTLQQTKATNVQATTVMQTDANIALSLLRWDLFMAGYGIGTDDPSIISGDAGNNGGADNITLYGAGLAFESDGANWSPVLVPVQNSSKIIVYRFSDLATHFSVGDELILVDQNKNLLDSGLVIAGTTWTTHAAGEITVPALELDIAPGVVSAGQGAIAFSPNLSTYFSGVTYTLNNNKQLLRGNEVFLENVEDIQFAFGVDLNDNGAIEEPNEWFDDLNSIPNYTPQLLYQHKFAIRSSFVVVTKQLLRDYQYTGGAITLENNTYTPTTYDLRRKREIVTAITWPRNLQF